CATAATGAATTCTCAAATGATGACGTACATACAAGGCTTACCTAAAGTTGAACTCCATCTCCACATTGAAGGTTCTTTAGAGCCAGATTTGATGTTTGACTTGGCTAAGCGTAATCAAATTACTATTCCATTCAACTCACCAGAAGAAGTGGAAGCGGCTTATCAATTTGATGATTTGCAATCGTTTTTAGATATCTATTATCAAGGTGCGAACGTTTTAATTCATGAGCAGGATTTTTTCGATTTAACCTGGGCTTATCTACTGCGTTGCCAGCAAGATAATGTTATCCACACAGAAATTTTCTTTGATCCTCAAACCCATACCGCGCGAGGTATTGCGTTTGAAACTGTGATTAACGGTATTGATAAAGCGTTGAAAAAAGGCCGAGAAGAGCTTGGGATTTCTAGCCAAATTATCATGTGCTTTTTACGCCACTTAGATCAAGACAGTGCGTTTGAAACCTTGCGTCAAGCGCTGCCACACAAAGATAAAATTATCGGGGTAGGTTTAGATTCTTCAGAGCAAGGCCATCCGCCAGCAAAATTCCAGCAAGTGTTTGAAGAGGCGATGAATCACGGATTTTTAACCGTCGCGCATGCAGGTGAAGAAGGGCCAGCACAAAACATTCACAATGCAATGAAGTTGCTGGGGGTAGCGCGAGTTGATCACGGTGTCCGCTGTGTTGAAGATCCACAATTGGTTGAGCAATTAATTAAAGAT
The Vibrio gangliei genome window above contains:
- a CDS encoding adenosine deaminase; amino-acid sequence: MMTYIQGLPKVELHLHIEGSLEPDLMFDLAKRNQITIPFNSPEEVEAAYQFDDLQSFLDIYYQGANVLIHEQDFFDLTWAYLLRCQQDNVIHTEIFFDPQTHTARGIAFETVINGIDKALKKGREELGISSQIIMCFLRHLDQDSAFETLRQALPHKDKIIGVGLDSSEQGHPPAKFQQVFEEAMNHGFLTVAHAGEEGPAQNIHNAMKLLGVARVDHGVRCVEDPQLVEQLIKDRTPLTVCPLSNIKLKVFSTMGEHNIVELLRQGLCVTVNSDDPAYFGGYMTDNFVAVAEALPVTFEELKQLSLNAIEASFITEEEKQQLVKKVESFCDTFHS